From the genome of Pelobates fuscus isolate aPelFus1 chromosome 6, aPelFus1.pri, whole genome shotgun sequence, one region includes:
- the LRRC59 gene encoding leucine-rich repeat-containing protein 59: MSRNTVKAGNLRDKLDGNELDLSLSDLNEIPVRELAALPKATVLDLSCNKFITLPGEFCSLTHIVRLDLSKNQLKHLPSEFGRLVNLQHLDLFQNQLTMLPDSFAHLKNLKWLDLKDNPLNLDLAKVAGDCLDEKQCKECAQAVLLFMKVIQSEHDQEMQRKLMEERAQKQKREVEQRKKEERERELRRREKAKQKERKRKDYNALQAAQRQVAKNSESEKKFENHNASVLPAKKQKQQRTSWKGILGWFLLFMFITAIGSVVVCRWTHLQKHSICDSPNAVSEEIMNALHSYQILERVLQPPGSQQQSQ; this comes from the exons ATGTCACGAAATACAGTGAAAGCAGGAAATCTGAGGGACAAACTAGATGGAAATGAACTCGACTTGAGTTTGAGCGATCTGAATGAGATACCAGTGCGGGAACTG GCTGCACTTCCCAAGGCCACAGTGTTGGATCTGTCATGCAACAAGTTTATAACATTACCG GGGGAGTTTTGTTCCCTTACTCACATTGTGAGGTTGGATTTGAGTAAGAATCAGCTGAAACATCTGCCTTCAGAATTTGGGAGACTGGTAAATCTTCAGCACTTGGATTTATTTCAGAATCAGTTGACTATGCTTCCTGATTCCTTCGCTCATCTTAAG AACCTTAAGTGGCTAGACCTGAAGGACAATCCGTTGAACCTAGATTTGGCCAAAGTCGCTGGAGACTGCTTAGATGAGAAGCAATGTAAAGAGTGTGCCCAAGCA GTACTGCTATTTATGAAGGTCATACAGTCTGAACACGATCAAGAAATGCAGCGCAAACTAATGGAAGAGCGAG caCAGAAACAGAAACGAGAAGTGGAACAGAGAAAGAAGGAGGAACGCGAGAGAGAACTGAGGCGTAGGGAGAAGGCAAAACAGAAGGAACGAAAAAGGAAGGACTACAATGCTTTACAAGCAGCTCAGAGACAGGTCGCTAAGAACTCAgagagtgaaaaaaagtttgaaaatcaca ATGCATCTGTATTACCTGCTAAAAAgcaaaaacagcaaagaacatCCTGGAAAGGGATTTTGGGGTGGTTCCTCTTGTTCATGTTTATCACGGCTATTGGGAGCGTAGTAGTGTGCCGCTGGACACATTTGCAGAAACACAGTATATGCGACAGTCCTAACGCGGTCTCTGAAGAAATTATGAATGCTTTGCACAGCTACCAGATTCTGGAACGAGTTCTACAGCCACCAGGCTCACAGCAACAAAGCCAATAA